The nucleotide sequence TCAGGGGAATTCTTGGCAAGCTTGAAGAGGGTGAACTGGAGCGGACGGACAAAGACGGGATTACACGGCGACAGGCACTCATCGAATTTGGCTGTGATCCTGACAAGCTGAAGGAATCTGAATATCCAGAGGGAAGCATTGCTTCGTTTCTGGAAATGCACATTGAACAGGGGCCTGTACTTGAGAAGAACAATTTGCCGGTTGGCATTGTCACCGGGATTTCTGGTCCTCTATGGCTGACGGTTGAGTTGGAGGGTTTTGCGGGCCATGCTGGTTCTGTTCCTATGCCTATGAGGCAGGATGCGCTTGTAGGGGCTGCTAAAGTGATCATTGCCCTTAACGAACTGGCCAGTGAAGATCTTGACGCGCCTACGGTTGGGACTGTCGGCAGTCTGAAAATCTTTCCTGATTCACGCAATATTATCCCTGAAAAAGTGACATTCACAGTAGATTTAAGAGATATCGATATTGATAGAAGGCACCGGATAGAAGAAAGATTACGAACCCGAATTTCCGAGATAACCGAACAGCACGATTTAACATACAAGATTTCAGAGGATACGAACAGTGAACCGCGATACTGCTCAGAGGACATCATGAACGTCATGAGGGAGGAAAGCAGAAAAATTGGGCTAGAGACGATAGAGTTGATGAGCGGTCCGTTCCATGATTCGCTCGCCATGTCATACGTGTGCGATTATGGGATGATCTTTGTCCGCTGCCAGGACGGAATCAGCCATAATCCAAAGGAGTATTCAACCTTTGAGGATATTTCACTCGGTGCTGAATTGCTTTATCGAACAGCTGTGAGGATGGCAGAAGAAAAATAAATGATTGAGGAGATGAGACGAATTGAGCAAAACGAGGTTTAACACGTTGTATATCGTGGTTGCACTAATTCCATTCTTGATGCTCGTGTTCCCGATTTTTGAAATCGCAAACCGGGCAACGCCAATTGTTTTCGGCTTACCTTTTTCTTTTTTCTGGGTGATCCTGTGGATTGTCATTACATTTGTTGCATTGGTTATTTTATATCGGTTTGATCCAGACCAGG is from Mesobacillus boroniphilus and encodes:
- a CDS encoding M20 family metallo-hydrolase; translation: MSLQTLTINKQRLEQRINQLAEIGKIGETGVCRLTLSKEDRQGVEKVKGWMEEAGLTARIDHFGNLIGRLEGENPEASILMLGSHIDSQPYGGRFDGVIGVLGALEAVQTMKENDIAPKMPIEVVAFSDEEGCRFNKGLFGVRGILGKLEEGELERTDKDGITRRQALIEFGCDPDKLKESEYPEGSIASFLEMHIEQGPVLEKNNLPVGIVTGISGPLWLTVELEGFAGHAGSVPMPMRQDALVGAAKVIIALNELASEDLDAPTVGTVGSLKIFPDSRNIIPEKVTFTVDLRDIDIDRRHRIEERLRTRISEITEQHDLTYKISEDTNSEPRYCSEDIMNVMREESRKIGLETIELMSGPFHDSLAMSYVCDYGMIFVRCQDGISHNPKEYSTFEDISLGAELLYRTAVRMAEEK
- a CDS encoding DUF3311 domain-containing protein, which translates into the protein MSKTRFNTLYIVVALIPFLMLVFPIFEIANRATPIVFGLPFSFFWVILWIVITFVALVILYRFDPDQDEEEDV